In Cicer arietinum cultivar CDC Frontier isolate Library 1 chromosome 7, Cicar.CDCFrontier_v2.0, whole genome shotgun sequence, a single window of DNA contains:
- the LOC101500097 gene encoding cytochrome P450 736A117-like, with translation MLLIISSISLIIFLIIKWYSNSRKIKNSLPSPPKLPIIGNLHQLGSFPHRTLQSLSKKYGPLMKLHLGSVPVIVISSPESARDIMKTHDLVFANRPQSKFYDILLYDCKDVSAAPYGEYWRQIRSISVLHLLSGKRVQSLRGVREEEVCLMIEKIKQSSSSSLPINISELLSTTINDIVCRVALGRKYSGESGKGFKKLLMDFTELLGTFVVGEYVPWLDWLTHVSGLYARAKKVAKEFDELLEDVVEDHINRNKGDRDERVCLDSEDHGDFVDVLLSIQRTESLGFPIDRTVIKALLLDMFSAGTDTISTLLEWAMTELLRHPNVMKKLQEEGRTVGGDRTHITEDDLSNMKYLKAVIKETLRLHPPIPLLVPRESRKDIKLKGYHIERGTRVIINAWAIARDPSYWDQPEEFKPERFLNNSIDIKGNDFQLIPFGAGRRGCPGIVYAMVANELVLANLVHQFNWTLPAGVLGLEAIDMSETVGLTMHRKTPLVAVVVPNSNS, from the exons ATGCTACTCATAATCTCTTCCATCtctcttatcatttttcttataataaaatgGTATTCCAAttctagaaaaataaaaaactcactTCCTTCTCCTCCAAAACTCCCTATAATAGGAAACCTCCATCAACTTGGCTCATTCCCTCACCGCACTCTTCAATCTCTATCAAAAAAATATGGCCCTTTGATGAAACTCCATCTTGGAAGTGTCCCAGTTATTGTTATCTCATCACCCGAATCAGCACGTGACATAATGAAAACTCATGACCTTGTCTTTGCAAATAGACCACAATCTAAATTTTACGACATACTTTTATATGATTGCAAAGATGTTTCAGCAGCTCCATATGGAGAATATTGGAGACAAATAAGAAGCATCTCTGTTTTGCATCTTCTTAGTGGTAAAAGAGTTCAATCTCTTCGTGGTGTTAGAGAGGAAGAAGTTTGTTTAATGatagagaaaataaaacaatcttcttcctcttctttaCCAATAAATATAAGTGAATTACTTTCTACAACTATCAATGATATAGTTTGTAGAGTTGCTTTGGGAAGAAAGTATAGTGGTGAAAGTGGAAAAGGATTTAAAAAGTTGTTGATGGATTTTACGGAGTTACTTGGTACTTTTGTTGTTGGGGAATATGTTCCTTGGCTTGATTGGTTGACTCATGTTAGTGGATTGTATGCAAGAGCTAAAAAAGTGGCTAAAGAGTTTGACGAACTTTTGGAGGATGTAGTTGAAGATCATATTAATCGTAACAAAGGAGATAGAGATGAACGTGTTTGTTTAGATAGTGAAGATCATGGTGACTTTGTTGATGTTTTGCTTTCGATCCAAAGGACAGAATCACTTGGCTTTCCCATTGATAGAACAGTGATAAAGGCTCTATTATTG GACATGTTTTCTGCAGGTACAGACACTATATCCACATTGTTAGAGTGGGCAATGACAGAACTATTAAGACATCCAAATGTGATGAAGAAATTGCAAGAAGAAGGAAGAACTGTGGGTGGTGATAGAACACACATAACTGAAGATGATTTAAGCAACATGAAATACTTAAAAGCTGTGATTAAAGAAACACTTCGACTACATCCTCCAATCCCATTACTAGTCCCTCGAGAAAGCAGAAAAGATATCAAACTAAAAGGTTACCACATTGAAAGAGGAACTCGAGTAATTATCAATGCTTGGGCTATTGCAAGAGATCCTTCATATTGGGATCAACCTGAAGAGTTCAAGCCTGAGAGATTCTTGAATAATTCAATTGATATTAAAGGGAATGATTTTCAATTGATTCCATTTGGAGCTGGGAGAAGGGGTTGTCCTGGGATAGTGTATGCTATGGTTGCTAATGAACTTGTGTTAGCTAACCTTGTTCATCAATTTAACTGGACATTACCTGCTGGTGTTCTAGGGTTGGAGGCCATAGACATGTCTGAAACTGTAGGCTTAACTATGCACAGAAAAACTCCACTTGTGGCTGTTGTGGTCCCTAATAGTAACAGCTAA
- the LOC101499779 gene encoding proline transporter 2-like: MEVEGRASNGNSLTLNLEHAQEKITPNDSYGISSAHTTDRDSWQQVGLMLVITFNCGWIFTFSNLIMVPLGWIWGVILLLLVGLYTAYVNWLLAEFHFIDGRRFIRYRDLMGFVYGKKLYHITWISQFLTLLLGNMGFILLGGKALKEINSEFSDSPLRLQYYIVMTGIAYFTFSFCIPTISAMKNWIGASAVITIVYIVFLLFVVVKDGKSNLKKDFSIGGSKVEKVFNGFGAISVIIVTNTSGMLPEIQSTLRKPAVKNMRKALYSQYTMGVLFYYGVTIVGYWAYGSMVSSYLPENLSGPRWINVLINVVVFLQSIFSQHLFAAPIHEALDTKFLEIGKTMHSGNNLLRLFLLRMFFYTGNTFFAAAFPFIGDFVNLLGSFSLIPLTFMFPSMLFIKVKGKTARIEKKVWHWINIIFASLLTIATTISAVRLIVNNIQKYHFFADA, encoded by the exons ATGGAAGTGGAAGGAAGAGCAAGCAATGGGAACTCTCTCACTCTGAACCTCGAACATGCTCAAGAAAAGATTACCCCAAATGATTCCTATGGCATTTCTTCTGCTCATACTACTGATCGAG ATTCATGGCAACAAGTGGGGTTGATGCTGGTGATAACCTTCAACTGTGGGTGGATATTTACATTTTCTAACTTGATTATGGTTCCATTGGGTTGGATTTGGGGTGTTATATTGCTTCTTCTTGTTGGACTCTACACAGCATATGTCAATTGGCTATTGGCAGAGTTTCATTTCATTGATGGTCGTAGATTCATCAGATACAGAGATCTCATGGGATTTGTTTATG GAAAAAAGTTGTATCACATCACATGGATTTCTCAATTTTTGACCCTTCTACTTGGAAACATGGGTTTCATTCTCCTCGGAGGCAAGGCACTTAAG GAAATCAACTCAGAATTTAGTGATTCTCCATTGAGGCTACAATACTATATAGTGATGACAGGAATAGCATACTTCACGTTTTCCTTCTGCATCCCAACAATATCTGCAATGAAAAATTGGATTGGAGCTTCTGCGGTGATCACAATCGTATACATAGTATTTCTTCTATTTGTTGTTGTCAAAGATG gaaaatcaaatttaaagaaagatttcaGCATTGGTGGAAGCAAAGTGGAAAAGGTGTTCAATGGTTTTGGTGCCATTTCTGTCATCATTGTTACCAACACTAGTGGCATGCTTCCCGAGATACAG TCCACTTTGCGTAAACCAGCTGTGAAGAACATGAGGAAGGCCCTATACTCGCAATATACAATGGGAGTTTTGTTCTATTATGGTGTTACTATAGTCGGTTATTGGGCTTATGGGTCAATGGTCTCCTCATATCTTCCTGAAAACTTAAGTGGTCCAAGATGGATCAATGTGCTCATTAATGTTGTCGTCTTCCTGCAGTCCATATTTTCCCAACAT TTGTTTGCGGCACCAATCCACGAGGCTTTGGACACAAAATTTCTAGAAATTGGCAAAACTATGCATTCAGGGAATAATTTGTTACGCTTATTTCTCCTGCGGATGTTCTTCTATACTGGAAACACATTCTTTGCGGCTGCATTTCCTTTTATTGGTGACTTTGTAAACTTGTTAGGTTCATTTTCACTCATTCCCCTCACCTTCATGTTCCCAAGCATGCTCTTTATCAAG GTAAAGGGAAAGACAGCTAGGATAGAGAAGAAGGTGTGGCACTGGATTAACATCATATTTGCTTCTTTACTTACAATAGCAACCACAATTTCAGCGGTTCGCTTGATAGTTAACAACATCCAAAAATATCACTTCTTTGCCGATGCATGA
- the LOC101499476 gene encoding proline transporter 2-like, producing MEVEGKASNDNSLTLNLEHGQDKITPNDSYGLSSAHTIDSDSWQQVGLMLVTSFNCGWILTFSNLVMIPLGWTWGAILLLVFGLYTAYANWLLAEFHFIDGRRFIRYRDLMGFVYGKKMYHITWISQFLTLLLGNMGFILLGGKALKEINSEFSDSPLRLQYYIVATGVAYLMFSFFIPTMSAMKNWLGASAVVTIAYIVFLLIVVVKDGKSNTNKDFSVSGSKVGKVFNGFGAISAIIVTNTSGLLPEIQSTLRKPAVKNMRKALYSQYTVGVLFYYGVTILGYWAYGSMVSSYLPENLSGPRWINVLVNIIVFLQSIVSQHMFVAPIHEALDTKFLEIGKAMHSGDNLIRLFLIRVCFFTGNTFIAAAFPFMGDFVNLLGSFSLVPLTFMFPSMLFIKVKGKTARAEKKAWHWINIVFSSLLTVATTISAVRLIINNIQKYHFFANA from the exons ATGGAAGTAGAAGGAAAAGCAAGCAATGACAACTCTCTCACTCTGAACCTCGAACATGGTCAAGACAAGATTACTCCGAATGATTCTTATGGCCTTTCTTCTGCTCATACTATCGACAgtg ATTCGTGGCAACAAGTGGGGTTGATGCTTGTGACAAGCTTCAACTGTGGGTGGATATTAACTTTTTCTAATTTGGTCATGATTCCATTGGGTTGGACTTGGGGTGCTATATTGCTTCTTGTTTTTGGACTCTACACAGCCTATGCCAATTGGCTATTGGCAGAGTTTCATTTCATTGATGGTCGTAGATTCATCAGATACAGAGATCTCATGGGATTTGTTTATG GAAAGAAGATGTATCACATAACATGGATTTCTCAATTTTTGACCCTTCTACTTGGAAACATGGGTTTCATTCTCCTCGGAGGCAAGGCACTTAAG GAAATCAACTCAGAATTTAGTGATTCTCCATTGAGACTACAATACTACATAGTGGCGACAGGAGTAGCATATCTCATGTTTTCCTTCTTCATCCCAACAATGTCTGCGATGAAAAATTGGTTAGGAGCTTCTGCAGTTGTTACAATCGCATACATAGTATTTCTTCTGATTGTTGTAGTCAAAGATG gaaaatcaaatacaaacaaGGATTTCAGCGTTAGTGGAAGCAAAGTGGGGAAGGTGTTCAATGGTTTTGGTGCAATTTCTGCCATCATTGTTACCAACACTAGTGGCTTGCTTCCTGAGATACAG TCCACTCTACGTAAGCCAGCTGTGAAGAACATGAGGAAGGCTCTGTACTCACAATACACAGTGGGAGTGTTGTTTTACTATGGTGTTACTATACTAGGATATTGGGCTTATGGCTCAATGGTATCTTCGTATCTTCCTGAAAACTTAAGTGGACCTAGATGGATCAATGTGCTTGTTAATATCATTGTCTTTCTGCAGTCCATAGTTTCCCAACAT ATGTTTGTGGCACCAATTCATGAGGCTTTGGACACAAAATTTCTAGAAATTGGCAAGGCTATGCATTCAGGGGATAATTTGATACGCTTATTTCTCATAAGAGTGTGCTTCTTTACAGGGAATACATTCATTGCTGCTGCATTTCCTTTTATGGGTGACTTTGTTAATTTGTTGGGCTCATTTTCCCTCGTTCCCCTCACCTTCATGTTTCCAAGCATGCTCTTCATCAAG GTGAAGGGAAAGACAGCTAGAGCAGAGAAGAAGGCATGGCACTGGATCAACATTGTTTTTTCTTCTCTACTTACAGTAGCAACCACAATTTCAGCTGTTAGGTTGATAATCAACAACATCCAAAAATATCACTTCTTTGCCAATGCATGA
- the LOC101499157 gene encoding 28 kDa ribonucleoprotein, chloroplastic codes for MSIITSFKSLTMAESCILSQPSLFYTKTKSSFISNSVKKPFKLQNPSYNSSRSLSLIARRRRTHHSSLLTFVAQTSDWAQQEEQEDGAAWENQGEPTWGNADVSEAETNQVESFEEPSEDLKIFVGNLPFDVDSEKLALLFEQVGTVEIAEVIYNRDTDRSRGFGFVTMSTVEEVEKAVNKYSGFELDGRLLTVNKAAPRGVRPERAPRAFDSGSGLRVYVGNLPWDVDSSRLEQIFSEHGKVESVRVVYDRETGRSRGFGFVTMSSENDMNEAISALDGQSLNGRALRVNVAEERPRRNSF; via the exons ATGTCTATTATCACTTCCTTCAAATCCCTAACAATGGCAGAATCTTGCATACTCTCTCAACCTTCACTCTTCTACACCAAAACCAAATCCTCATTCATCTCAAATTCTGTTAAGAAACCTTTCAAGCTACAAAACCCATCATACAATTCTTCACGCTCTCTCTCCCTCATTgctagaagaagaagaacacaCCATTCTTCTCTTCTCACGTTCGTAGCACAGACTTCAGATTGGGCTCAACAGGAAGAACAAGAGGACGGAGCTGCTTGGGAGAATCAAGGTGAACCCACTTGGGGAAATGCAGATGTTAGTGAAGCTGAAACCAACCAAGTTGAGAGTTTTGAGGAACCATCTGAAGATTTGAAGATTTTTGTTGGGAATTTGCCTTTTGATGTTGATAGTGAGAAATTGGCCTTGCTTTTTGAACAGGTTGGGACTGTTGAAATTGCTGAG GTAATTTATAATAGGGATACTGACCGCAGTCGTGGATTCGGATTTGTAACCATGAGTACAGTGGAAGAAGTTGAGAAGGCTGTGAACAAGTACAGTGGCTTT GAATTAGATGGAAGGTTATTGACTGTTAATAAGGCCGCTCCAAGAGGAGTACGTCCCGAGCGTGCACCACGTGCCTTTGATTCCGGTTCCGGTTTAAGAGTCTACGTTGGTAACTTGCCATGGGATGTCGACAGTTCTCGCTTGGAACAAATTTTCAGCGAACATGGTAAGGTTGAGAGTGTTCGGGTAGTCTATGACAGAGAGACCGGTCGATCACGTGGTTTTGGATTTGTTACAATGTCTAGTGAGAATGATATGAATGAAGCCATCAGTGCTCTTGACGGTCAG AGCTTGAACGGGAGGGCGCTTAGAGTGAATGTTGCTGAGGAAAGGCCCAGGCGCAACTCTTTCTGA